Proteins found in one Bremerella volcania genomic segment:
- the fadA gene encoding acetyl-CoA C-acyltransferase FadA, whose product MNQAVIIDCLRTPIGRAHPERGYYRDVRSDDLAVHCVQALVERTGIDPREIEDVLFGNTQQTLEQGLNVARIIGLTAGLPVTAAGTTINRLCGSSLQAINQAAHSIIAGGEDVQIVGGLEHMTHVPMDHALDVNPKLYRYTSEAALHMGITAEFLAQTQGISRKDQDQFALASHQKAIAATDAGKFNQEIIPTHGRAEDGQRQLLTTDQCIRDDTSIEALSALRPVFMPDGGTVTAGNASPINDGACAMLMMSDTAAKRLDLKPMAKVVATAVAGVEPSVMGTGPIPATHKVLKRAGMTLDQIDLIELNEAFASQSLACIRGLKLDIEKVNVHGGAIAIGHPLGCSGARISTTLLHAMCDRGARFGLATMCIGVGQGIATIFERID is encoded by the coding sequence ATGAATCAGGCGGTAATCATTGACTGTTTGCGAACTCCGATCGGTCGAGCCCACCCCGAGCGCGGCTACTATCGTGACGTCCGCAGCGACGATTTGGCCGTGCACTGCGTGCAGGCGCTGGTTGAGCGAACCGGGATCGATCCCCGTGAGATCGAAGACGTTTTGTTCGGCAACACCCAGCAGACGCTGGAACAAGGCCTGAACGTCGCTCGCATTATCGGGCTGACCGCGGGCCTGCCGGTCACCGCGGCAGGGACCACCATCAATCGGCTTTGCGGAAGTAGTCTCCAAGCGATCAACCAGGCCGCGCACAGTATCATTGCCGGGGGCGAAGACGTTCAGATCGTTGGCGGTCTGGAACATATGACGCATGTCCCCATGGATCATGCGCTCGACGTGAATCCCAAGCTATACCGCTACACGTCGGAAGCGGCCCTGCATATGGGAATCACGGCCGAGTTCCTCGCCCAGACGCAGGGAATCTCGCGGAAAGATCAGGACCAGTTTGCACTGGCCAGCCATCAAAAGGCGATCGCCGCAACGGATGCCGGTAAATTCAACCAGGAGATCATCCCCACGCACGGTCGCGCCGAAGACGGTCAGCGGCAACTCCTCACGACCGATCAGTGCATTCGCGACGATACCAGTATCGAGGCCCTGTCGGCACTGCGTCCCGTGTTCATGCCCGACGGCGGAACGGTCACCGCCGGCAACGCTTCACCCATCAACGACGGCGCGTGTGCAATGCTCATGATGTCGGACACGGCCGCCAAGCGGTTGGACTTGAAGCCCATGGCCAAGGTGGTTGCCACCGCGGTGGCTGGCGTCGAGCCGTCGGTGATGGGAACCGGTCCAATCCCGGCTACGCACAAAGTCCTGAAACGGGCCGGAATGACGCTCGATCAGATCGACCTCATCGAATTGAACGAAGCGTTCGCGTCCCAGTCGCTCGCCTGCATTCGCGGGCTCAAGTTGGATATCGAAAAGGTCAACGTCCACGGTGGAGCGATTGCGATTGGGCACCCGCTGGGCTGCTCGGGCGCGCGCATCAGTACGACGCTGCTGCACGCGATGTGTGATCGTGGTGCCCGCTTCGGCCTGGCGACCATGTGTATTGGTGTCGGCCAGGGGATCGCCACCATCTTCGAGCGAATCGACTAA
- a CDS encoding 3-hydroxyacyl-CoA dehydrogenase NAD-binding domain-containing protein has product MAPNSNIKLSFPEQDIACLTFDLPDKGANILSRPVMEELAGYLDTLAQRDDIVGVIIDSAKPSIFIAGADINEFAASMEVDEKRTYEMCRWGQDLFGRLHANKWLTVAAINGTCVGGGTELALGCDRRIVSTHEKTEIGLPEVKLGIYPGWGGTVRLSRLVGLGNAVKMITSGESVSPQKALELGLADDVVPAEKLVPAAISMIREEQKTGQYLNDRAQRIKPIAINETELGFLGATASAYIQQQTKGQYPAPLAALETLLGGAMVDAQSALEAEAQGMAKLFGTPVNAALINVFLLTDRNKKDSGVEGEGPKPRKLESASVIGAGIMGSGIAAANLKRGLTVTLNDANPEALQRGASAVLDEVSFDKETRSKNVERAIHYAGRLHSTTSGDELLGSDIIIEAVVENLELKRKIFAGLEEKLPAETILASNTSTLPITKLAENLKHPERFVGIHFFNPVRKMKLVEVIRGEHTSDETAATAVAYAKGLGKFPIVVNDGPGFLVNRLLFPYMNEATQLLQDGVDMKRIDKIATKFGMPMGPVALYDMVGIDTSFYAGRTMYDAFPERTLVSPILPALIKNERLGTKKGYGFYNHEKKKGRPEPDPMALELIAKYVEAPEREITDEEIQHRLILPMLLEATRALDEGVVRDPRDVDLGLVFGIGFPPFKGGLLFWADTVGAKTLIEWLQPLQELGNRFAPTEMLLEMAKTDSKFYDRSSD; this is encoded by the coding sequence ATGGCCCCCAATTCCAACATCAAGCTTAGCTTCCCCGAACAGGACATTGCCTGCCTGACGTTCGACCTGCCTGACAAGGGAGCGAACATTCTGAGCCGTCCCGTCATGGAAGAACTTGCCGGTTACCTCGATACATTGGCCCAACGCGACGACATCGTCGGCGTCATTATCGACTCGGCGAAGCCCAGCATCTTCATCGCCGGTGCCGACATCAACGAGTTCGCCGCCTCGATGGAAGTCGACGAGAAGCGAACCTACGAGATGTGCCGCTGGGGACAGGACCTGTTCGGCAGGCTACATGCCAACAAGTGGCTGACCGTCGCGGCGATCAACGGAACGTGCGTTGGCGGCGGAACGGAACTGGCACTGGGCTGCGATCGCCGGATCGTCTCGACCCACGAGAAAACCGAAATCGGGCTGCCCGAGGTGAAGCTGGGGATCTATCCCGGTTGGGGTGGAACGGTTCGCTTGTCGCGGCTGGTCGGCCTTGGCAACGCGGTCAAAATGATCACCTCCGGTGAAAGTGTCTCGCCCCAGAAGGCCCTGGAGTTGGGACTGGCCGACGACGTCGTCCCTGCCGAAAAGTTGGTGCCGGCCGCGATCTCGATGATTCGCGAAGAACAGAAAACAGGCCAGTACCTGAACGATCGCGCCCAGCGCATCAAGCCGATCGCGATCAACGAGACCGAACTTGGCTTCCTCGGTGCCACCGCCTCGGCCTACATTCAGCAGCAGACCAAGGGACAATATCCCGCCCCCCTCGCGGCTTTGGAAACGCTGCTCGGCGGCGCCATGGTCGACGCTCAGTCGGCGCTGGAAGCCGAAGCACAAGGAATGGCCAAGCTGTTCGGCACGCCGGTCAACGCGGCCCTGATCAACGTCTTCCTGCTGACCGATCGCAACAAGAAGGATAGCGGCGTCGAAGGAGAAGGCCCGAAGCCGCGCAAGCTTGAGTCGGCCAGCGTCATCGGGGCTGGCATTATGGGAAGCGGCATCGCCGCGGCGAATCTGAAGCGAGGGCTGACCGTCACGCTGAATGACGCCAACCCTGAAGCTCTCCAGCGTGGTGCCAGCGCGGTGCTCGATGAAGTGTCGTTCGACAAGGAAACCCGCAGCAAGAATGTCGAGCGAGCGATTCACTACGCCGGCCGACTTCACAGCACCACCAGCGGCGACGAACTACTTGGCTCCGACATCATCATCGAAGCGGTCGTCGAGAACCTGGAACTCAAACGCAAGATCTTCGCCGGACTGGAAGAGAAGCTTCCCGCCGAGACGATCCTGGCCAGCAATACGTCGACGCTGCCCATTACCAAGCTGGCCGAAAACCTGAAGCACCCGGAGCGTTTCGTCGGGATTCACTTCTTCAATCCGGTCCGCAAGATGAAGCTTGTGGAAGTGATCCGCGGCGAGCATACCTCCGACGAAACCGCTGCCACCGCCGTCGCCTATGCCAAGGGCCTGGGTAAGTTCCCGATCGTCGTCAACGATGGGCCTGGCTTTTTGGTCAATCGGCTGCTCTTCCCCTACATGAACGAAGCGACGCAGCTGCTGCAAGACGGCGTCGACATGAAGCGGATCGACAAAATCGCCACGAAGTTTGGCATGCCGATGGGGCCGGTCGCGCTGTACGACATGGTCGGCATCGATACGTCCTTCTACGCGGGACGAACGATGTACGACGCATTCCCGGAACGGACCCTCGTCTCGCCGATTCTGCCGGCATTGATCAAGAATGAACGGCTCGGCACGAAGAAGGGGTACGGGTTCTACAATCACGAAAAGAAGAAGGGACGCCCCGAGCCAGATCCAATGGCGCTAGAGCTGATCGCCAAATACGTCGAAGCACCTGAGCGTGAAATCACCGACGAAGAAATCCAGCACCGTCTGATCTTGCCGATGCTGTTGGAGGCGACGCGGGCCCTGGACGAAGGGGTCGTCCGCGATCCGCGCGACGTCGACCTTGGTTTAGTCTTTGGCATTGGGTTCCCACCATTCAAAGGAGGCCTGCTGTTCTGGGCCGATACCGTCGGCGCGAAGACGCTGATCGAGTGGCTTCAGCCGCTGCAGGAACTGGGTAACCGGTTCGCTCCCACGGAAATGCTTCTGGAGATGGCCAAAACGGATAGCAAGTTTTACGACCGGTCCTCGGACTAA
- a CDS encoding HEAT repeat domain-containing protein, which yields MTADYVRNHPTLTALLAVTLSLALAAGSGCRSVIDGTRDLPELSSTPPRSKPEKTSQRSSTELPPVKDPAVEAAETVLAANVVQTSETALRPQHVESRGWYLDHSVPVYLAVAQGSTRWRHSALESLLDQPESPQTTLESGTKSTNPEIAATALVGLIRSGYSVDPRRLADLIERQEVAFTTKAALLEALAMMPPKQARPVIEQLFQERATLSGDAQTTDEAASAALGQQFWISLAMVLPEDQQVSVLTESFAQASPELQGTLLDLLLFHRSAESDAITQHFDQLSPQAIRRLKLWEPYLRSVAPLETLIAQTRSAEFPTRESATIGLGRDGSAAAQAMLKEIADKDPALVQVAAVFAWSLIPGHDEWQRLSEASSWRVRLAVAQLVPLESKYRDVFARLKEDNSRQVREAMIQRSPELVAQQKRPEEVPLTAKRKEIPKLTAEEAMTLLDLIEKAEHAAAESERTEARRALLLQPEAVLAAVDQAAKPLASYDNPYLFDVLLPQCDPAYRTLQEATSDDPKLILSALRKLEELSRQAIVPELVVWRLASHVEQFTPMTWPVLMEVIRNDQREAARPIVRRALAHDSPQVRIAAYRYVVDFPLDDVKSQIRDGLHHEMPNVRMAAVEALASVNGATSINDFVDRLTDSDIDVQMAACKALDAHNDPRGIDHLSRMTYSSSKSVRLKAVQAIAARKSSSDVPVLIRVLDDETSIRAAALDGLSSIVAKDRWPEAISDSISLEAKCAAWKNWFDRQASHSQNGFLSPAGEPTQPSGL from the coding sequence ATGACCGCTGATTACGTTCGCAACCACCCGACTCTTACTGCACTGCTAGCAGTGACTCTTTCCCTGGCCCTTGCCGCAGGTTCAGGCTGTCGTAGCGTCATCGATGGTACAAGGGACCTGCCCGAGCTTTCATCGACACCACCAAGGTCGAAGCCTGAGAAGACGTCCCAACGCTCTTCTACCGAGCTTCCCCCTGTAAAAGACCCAGCCGTCGAAGCGGCCGAAACGGTGCTGGCCGCCAACGTCGTTCAAACCTCGGAAACGGCCCTCCGCCCACAACACGTCGAGTCGCGTGGTTGGTATCTCGATCACAGCGTACCGGTCTACCTGGCGGTGGCTCAAGGAAGCACACGCTGGCGTCACTCGGCGCTCGAGTCGCTGTTGGATCAGCCAGAATCACCACAAACGACGTTGGAAAGCGGAACAAAGTCGACCAACCCCGAGATCGCCGCCACCGCGCTGGTCGGTTTGATACGCAGCGGGTACTCGGTTGATCCGCGAAGATTGGCGGATTTGATCGAGAGGCAAGAGGTCGCGTTCACCACCAAAGCCGCTCTGCTGGAAGCCCTGGCCATGATGCCCCCCAAACAGGCTCGGCCGGTTATTGAGCAACTCTTCCAGGAACGAGCAACGCTGAGTGGCGATGCGCAAACAACCGACGAAGCCGCTTCGGCAGCCCTGGGGCAGCAGTTCTGGATATCGCTGGCGATGGTGCTTCCCGAAGACCAACAAGTATCCGTGCTAACGGAAAGCTTCGCGCAAGCATCGCCTGAGCTACAAGGTACGCTCCTCGATCTGCTTTTGTTTCATCGATCGGCCGAGAGTGACGCGATCACCCAGCACTTCGATCAACTATCGCCCCAGGCCATCCGCAGGCTCAAGCTCTGGGAGCCTTACCTGCGTAGTGTGGCTCCCCTGGAAACGCTCATCGCGCAGACACGCTCGGCGGAATTCCCCACGCGGGAAAGCGCTACCATCGGGCTCGGCCGCGACGGATCGGCCGCGGCTCAAGCGATGCTGAAAGAGATCGCCGACAAGGATCCCGCCCTGGTTCAGGTCGCCGCGGTCTTTGCCTGGAGTCTTATCCCTGGTCACGACGAGTGGCAGCGTCTTTCCGAGGCTTCGTCGTGGCGAGTACGCCTGGCCGTTGCCCAGTTGGTCCCGCTCGAGTCGAAGTATCGAGACGTCTTCGCACGGTTGAAAGAAGACAATAGTCGTCAGGTCCGCGAGGCAATGATCCAGCGTTCGCCAGAGCTGGTAGCCCAGCAGAAACGGCCAGAAGAAGTCCCGCTGACGGCGAAGAGAAAAGAGATTCCGAAGCTGACCGCCGAAGAGGCGATGACCCTTCTCGACCTGATCGAAAAAGCAGAGCACGCCGCAGCCGAATCGGAACGCACCGAAGCCCGACGGGCCTTGCTTTTGCAGCCAGAAGCTGTGCTGGCCGCCGTCGACCAGGCCGCCAAGCCGTTGGCCTCGTACGATAACCCTTACCTGTTTGACGTACTGCTTCCCCAGTGCGATCCGGCCTACCGCACCCTGCAAGAGGCGACCTCAGACGATCCCAAGCTGATCCTTTCGGCGCTGCGAAAGCTGGAAGAGCTGTCCCGCCAGGCCATCGTGCCGGAACTTGTCGTGTGGCGTCTGGCGTCGCACGTCGAGCAGTTCACGCCGATGACCTGGCCGGTGCTGATGGAAGTGATTCGCAACGATCAGCGCGAGGCCGCTCGACCAATCGTTCGACGGGCTTTGGCGCACGATTCCCCTCAAGTGCGCATCGCCGCCTATCGCTACGTTGTTGACTTTCCCTTGGACGATGTGAAGTCACAGATCCGGGACGGACTTCATCACGAGATGCCCAACGTTCGCATGGCCGCGGTCGAGGCCCTGGCAAGCGTTAATGGAGCCACCAGCATCAACGATTTTGTCGATCGACTCACCGACAGCGACATCGATGTGCAGATGGCCGCGTGCAAGGCGCTGGATGCCCACAACGACCCGCGCGGAATCGATCACTTGAGCCGCATGACCTATTCGTCGTCGAAATCGGTCCGCCTGAAAGCGGTGCAGGCCATTGCCGCCAGAAAAAGCTCCAGCGACGTCCCCGTTCTCATTCGTGTTCTGGATGACGAAACGTCGATTCGCGCGGCGGCACTGGACGGACTGTCCAGTATCGTCGCGAAAGATCGATGGCCTGAGGCAATTTCGGACTCCATTTCTCTGGAAGCGAAGTGTGCTGCCTGGAAAAACTGGTTCGACCGTCAAGCCAGCCATAGTCAAAACGGATTCTTATCCCCCGCCGGCGAACCCACTCAACCCTCAGGGCTCTAG
- a CDS encoding histone deacetylase family protein: protein MTSLLYYHDRYLLHETGKHPECPLRLTTCATQLRDKKIWEKWTAPTFEAATFDQIAMVHDRDMIAQTRELAENGGGNLDADTVVSAESYKVALLAAGAAIDATRKVVQGDAANAFCMIRPPGHHATNDKAMGFCLMNNIAIAAAVAVKELDVPKVLIVDWDVHHGNGTQDIFWRDENVAFFSMHRYPFYPGSGDRDAVGEGPGKGATWNLPVSYGTDRMATLTTFEYQLQEFAERVQPDLVMISAGFDAHKDDPVGDLGLETEDFATLTNIVQEIANTWCQGRVVSMLEGGYNPPRLADSIEVHLRELANAAAKKTS, encoded by the coding sequence ATGACCAGCCTGCTTTACTACCACGATCGCTATCTTCTGCACGAAACCGGCAAACATCCGGAATGTCCGCTGCGCCTGACGACGTGTGCCACGCAGCTTCGTGACAAAAAAATCTGGGAAAAATGGACCGCTCCGACCTTCGAGGCGGCTACTTTCGACCAGATCGCCATGGTTCACGACCGCGACATGATCGCCCAAACCCGCGAACTGGCCGAAAATGGCGGGGGAAACCTCGACGCCGATACGGTCGTTTCCGCGGAATCGTACAAGGTTGCCTTGCTCGCGGCCGGCGCGGCGATTGATGCGACGCGGAAGGTCGTCCAGGGAGATGCAGCGAACGCATTCTGCATGATTCGCCCGCCTGGTCACCACGCGACTAATGATAAGGCGATGGGATTCTGCCTGATGAACAACATTGCCATCGCGGCGGCCGTGGCGGTCAAGGAATTGGATGTTCCCAAGGTGCTGATCGTCGACTGGGACGTGCATCACGGGAATGGCACGCAAGACATTTTCTGGCGCGACGAGAACGTGGCGTTCTTTTCCATGCACCGTTATCCCTTCTATCCCGGCTCAGGCGATCGCGATGCCGTAGGAGAAGGGCCTGGAAAAGGGGCCACGTGGAATTTACCGGTCTCGTACGGGACCGATCGCATGGCCACGCTTACGACCTTCGAGTACCAACTGCAAGAGTTTGCCGAACGCGTTCAACCAGATCTGGTGATGATCAGCGCCGGCTTCGATGCGCACAAAGATGACCCGGTGGGTGACCTGGGACTGGAAACAGAAGACTTCGCCACGCTGACCAACATCGTTCAGGAGATCGCCAACACCTGGTGCCAGGGGCGCGTCGTCAGCATGCTGGAAGGGGGATACAATCCGCCGCGGCTGGCCGACTCGATCGAAGTCCACCTTCGTGAATTGGCCAACGCTGCGGCGAAGAAAACTTCCTAG
- a CDS encoding S41 family peptidase encodes MPRGNLIVICVAFVVALICYQSAAQSRYALMFQQGLRTISDFYVRPVEDEDLFNAAMEGLTAPLDQNSVYIAPPRYSNFRRELGQEFGGIGVHVDFDEETREMVIITPLAGAPAYEAGIQAGDIVLAIDGVQLNGEDFDKSLERLHGETGTPVTLTVKHIGQEEPVDITMTRANIMVESVMGDTHGAGGKWDFHLASNPKIGYIRVDSFGDRTAEDFEAALDQIGNDAEGLIIDMRGNAGGYLTAAIQMVDMFLDKGDIVTTRTRNNRIRDVYEASSGATIVPKSLPVVVMVNRFSASASEIFAAALQDHGRATVVGERSFGKGTVQSIFPLDGDRRAMKITTATYWRPNGSNIHRFPDSKEEDDWGVSPDEGKELELDDQTLTKVIKARRLHDVDRTNFSNPDQATKREISEEEQELLDFKDPQLQLAIEVIEEAKK; translated from the coding sequence ATGCCGCGTGGAAACCTGATCGTGATTTGTGTCGCCTTCGTGGTGGCGTTGATTTGTTACCAGTCAGCGGCTCAATCGCGTTATGCGTTGATGTTCCAGCAGGGTCTGCGAACGATCTCCGATTTCTATGTACGTCCGGTTGAAGACGAAGATCTTTTCAACGCGGCGATGGAAGGGCTGACCGCGCCGCTGGATCAGAACTCGGTCTATATCGCACCGCCCCGCTATTCCAATTTCCGCCGCGAACTTGGTCAAGAGTTTGGCGGGATCGGCGTGCATGTCGATTTCGATGAAGAAACCCGCGAGATGGTGATCATTACGCCTTTGGCTGGTGCGCCTGCCTACGAGGCCGGTATCCAAGCCGGGGATATCGTCCTGGCGATTGACGGTGTCCAGCTGAATGGCGAAGACTTCGACAAGTCGCTCGAGCGTCTGCACGGCGAAACCGGCACGCCGGTTACTTTGACCGTAAAGCACATCGGACAGGAAGAGCCTGTCGATATCACGATGACCCGGGCCAACATCATGGTCGAGTCGGTCATGGGCGACACGCACGGCGCAGGGGGGAAATGGGACTTCCATCTCGCGAGCAACCCGAAGATCGGATACATCCGGGTCGACTCGTTTGGAGATCGAACGGCCGAAGACTTTGAAGCAGCCTTGGATCAGATTGGTAATGATGCCGAAGGACTTATCATCGACATGCGCGGCAACGCCGGCGGTTATTTGACGGCGGCGATTCAGATGGTCGACATGTTCCTCGACAAAGGGGACATCGTCACGACGCGTACCCGCAACAACCGCATTCGAGACGTCTACGAGGCATCGTCCGGGGCGACGATCGTCCCCAAGAGTCTTCCGGTGGTGGTGATGGTGAACCGCTTTAGCGCCAGTGCGAGCGAGATTTTCGCGGCAGCCTTGCAAGATCACGGGCGAGCGACGGTCGTCGGCGAACGCTCTTTCGGCAAAGGCACCGTGCAAAGTATCTTCCCGCTCGATGGAGATCGCCGGGCCATGAAGATCACCACGGCTACCTACTGGCGCCCCAACGGAAGCAACATTCACCGTTTTCCCGATTCCAAGGAAGAAGACGATTGGGGCGTGAGTCCCGACGAGGGGAAAGAACTGGAACTGGATGATCAGACGTTGACGAAAGTCATCAAGGCGAGGCGTTTGCACGACGTCGATCGAACCAACTTCTCGAACCCTGACCAGGCCACAAAGCGAGAAATCTCGGAGGAGGAGCAGGAACTGCTCGACTTTAAAGACCCTCAGTTGCAGTTGGCGATCGAAGTGATTGAAGAGGCGAAGAAGTAA
- a CDS encoding DUF4013 domain-containing protein, which translates to MSVVNSTWHDEALVPSEELVAPIDEACPGHDSETLVEAAQPPKKNIVWRIADGLMSAWEWCFGVVSMIVILAFLATVPILNLMSLGYLLEVSGRIARTGKFTQGFVGIRKAARIGSIVAGAWLMFLPLRLLSDAWQSAWLIDPQSVQTRNLWIVTMVATVAVSLHVAWACYRGGRLRHFIWPAPVKFFKTIFHGGMYAQAREGTLAFIKELHLWYYFSLGARGFVGTLLWLLVPVVWMIGARQINDPGAAFVVSLPGMLVFAFVLLYLPFLQARFAAENRFKALFEVRAIRGLFRQAPLAWWLALFITLLFALPLYLLKIEMIDREIAWLPSLFFVIFIFPARMLSGWAVAVSKKREKPAHFVWRWMSRLAAIPVVVSYIFFMYLFLYISWRGADSLLEQHAFLVPVPFLGA; encoded by the coding sequence ATGTCTGTGGTCAACTCAACCTGGCATGACGAAGCATTGGTTCCTTCCGAGGAACTTGTTGCCCCGATCGACGAAGCATGCCCTGGGCACGACAGCGAAACCCTGGTCGAGGCTGCCCAGCCACCAAAAAAGAATATCGTCTGGCGGATCGCCGATGGGCTGATGAGTGCCTGGGAGTGGTGCTTTGGCGTCGTCTCGATGATCGTGATTCTCGCCTTTCTCGCGACCGTCCCCATTTTGAATTTGATGAGCCTGGGCTATTTGTTGGAAGTGAGCGGGCGAATCGCTCGGACCGGCAAGTTCACGCAAGGGTTTGTCGGCATTCGCAAAGCGGCCCGTATCGGGAGTATCGTCGCCGGGGCCTGGTTGATGTTCTTGCCGCTGCGGCTGTTATCCGATGCCTGGCAAAGCGCCTGGCTGATCGATCCGCAGAGCGTGCAAACGCGTAACCTGTGGATTGTCACGATGGTCGCGACGGTTGCTGTCAGCTTGCACGTGGCATGGGCATGTTATCGAGGTGGCCGACTACGGCATTTCATCTGGCCGGCGCCGGTTAAGTTCTTCAAAACGATCTTCCACGGCGGCATGTATGCTCAGGCCCGGGAAGGAACGCTGGCCTTCATTAAAGAACTGCACCTGTGGTACTATTTCTCGCTGGGAGCTCGAGGATTCGTCGGCACGCTACTGTGGCTTTTGGTGCCGGTGGTTTGGATGATTGGGGCTCGGCAGATCAATGATCCGGGGGCTGCCTTCGTGGTGAGCTTGCCGGGCATGCTCGTGTTTGCGTTTGTGCTTTTGTATCTGCCGTTTCTGCAAGCTCGCTTCGCCGCCGAGAACCGCTTCAAGGCTTTGTTTGAAGTGCGAGCGATTCGTGGGCTGTTTCGTCAGGCACCCCTGGCTTGGTGGCTGGCGCTGTTCATTACGCTGCTGTTCGCTCTGCCGCTGTATCTGCTGAAGATCGAAATGATCGATCGCGAGATTGCCTGGCTGCCGAGCTTGTTCTTTGTGATCTTCATCTTCCCGGCCCGCATGCTATCGGGCTGGGCAGTTGCCGTATCCAAGAAACGCGAGAAGCCGGCCCACTTCGTCTGGCGTTGGATGAGCCGCCTGGCCGCGATTCCGGTGGTGGTGTCGTACATCTTCTTCATGTACTTATTCTTGTACATTTCGTGGCGCGGGGCGGATAGCCTGTTGGAGCAGCACGCGTTTCTGGTACCGGTACCATTTTTGGGGGCCTAG
- a CDS encoding DUF1549 domain-containing protein: MWLKNIAFIALATVVLASLANWLLAPPKVEALDDPVVVVSDDFQTTKEAIDAQFREVWKSRELEPAPKADDLTIARRISLGLTGSIPSLEEIRLLENRPKEDRLAWWVNHLLEDRRYGDYMAERLSRAYVGTENGPFLIFRKRRFVTWLSDQLMANRPYNELTQDLIAESGLWTDHPAVNFITATVDQDGTKEPDVAMLAGRVTRAFLATRIDCVQCHDDNLGGDLKQTDFHELASFFREAQNSFVGIMDQKGKPYEYKYLHAEEETTVPAQVPFNQHLLEESGGTLRDRLAGWVTHPENKPFSRAIVNRVWAVMTGRPLVEPVDNIPLNGSFEKGNFPAGLDPLVDDFIAHNFDLKRLIRLIASTEAFQRDSRADHELTARHEQAWASYPVTRLRPEQIIGSINQASSLSTLNADSHVLTKLVTFGETNDFLKRYGDAGEDEFSMDGGTIPQRLLMMNGNLVTERTKNNFVRNAATRISQLSPNNETGVETAFLCVLTRRPTEKELEHFVNKLESDEVKSNRTQDFEDIYWALMNCTEFAWNH, from the coding sequence ATGTGGCTAAAGAATATTGCTTTCATCGCCCTCGCCACCGTCGTCTTGGCATCTCTGGCCAATTGGCTGCTAGCGCCTCCTAAAGTCGAAGCGCTCGACGATCCGGTCGTCGTGGTCTCGGATGACTTCCAAACGACGAAAGAGGCCATTGATGCTCAGTTTCGGGAAGTTTGGAAATCTCGAGAACTGGAGCCGGCCCCCAAAGCCGACGACCTCACGATCGCCCGCCGCATCTCGCTGGGACTGACCGGCTCGATTCCTTCGCTGGAAGAAATTCGCCTGCTCGAGAATCGCCCGAAAGAAGATCGCCTGGCATGGTGGGTCAACCACTTGCTGGAAGATCGTCGCTATGGCGACTACATGGCCGAGCGGCTTTCACGTGCCTATGTCGGCACAGAAAACGGTCCCTTCCTGATCTTCCGCAAGCGGCGATTCGTGACCTGGCTCAGCGACCAGCTGATGGCCAATCGACCTTACAACGAGTTGACTCAAGACCTGATCGCCGAGTCAGGCCTTTGGACCGATCACCCCGCGGTCAACTTCATCACCGCCACCGTCGACCAAGACGGCACGAAGGAGCCTGACGTGGCGATGCTGGCCGGCCGCGTGACCCGGGCCTTCCTGGCGACGCGCATCGACTGCGTGCAGTGCCACGACGACAACCTCGGCGGCGATCTCAAGCAGACCGACTTTCACGAGTTGGCCTCGTTCTTTCGCGAAGCCCAGAACTCGTTCGTCGGCATCATGGACCAGAAGGGGAAACCGTACGAGTACAAGTATCTGCATGCCGAAGAAGAAACGACCGTGCCCGCCCAGGTACCTTTCAATCAGCACTTGCTCGAAGAATCTGGCGGAACGCTGCGCGATCGCCTGGCAGGCTGGGTCACGCATCCTGAAAACAAACCGTTTTCCCGAGCAATCGTCAATCGCGTCTGGGCGGTGATGACGGGGCGGCCGCTGGTCGAGCCGGTCGACAACATTCCACTCAATGGAAGCTTCGAGAAAGGCAATTTCCCGGCGGGACTCGATCCGCTGGTCGATGACTTCATCGCGCACAATTTCGACCTCAAGCGATTGATTCGTCTGATTGCTTCGACGGAAGCCTTCCAACGCGATAGTCGTGCCGACCACGAGCTAACCGCCCGGCACGAACAGGCCTGGGCCTCGTATCCCGTGACGCGACTTCGGCCCGAACAGATCATCGGCAGCATCAATCAGGCTTCTTCCTTGAGCACGCTCAATGCCGACAGTCACGTGCTGACCAAGCTGGTGACCTTCGGCGAAACGAACGATTTCCTTAAACGGTACGGAGACGCCGGCGAAGACGAGTTCAGCATGGACGGCGGCACCATCCCGCAGCGGCTGCTGATGATGAACGGCAACCTGGTGACCGAGCGGACCAAGAACAACTTCGTCCGCAACGCCGCCACACGTATTTCGCAGCTGTCCCCTAACAACGAAACCGGGGTCGAAACGGCCTTCCTCTGCGTTCTCACACGGCGACCAACGGAAAAAGAGCTCGAACACTTCGTCAACAAGCTGGAAAGTGACGAAGTGAAATCGAACCGTACCCAAGACTTTGAAGACATTTACTGGGCTTTGATGAACTGCACCGAGTTCGCCTGGAATCACTAG